Proteins encoded within one genomic window of Theobroma cacao cultivar B97-61/B2 chromosome 7, Criollo_cocoa_genome_V2, whole genome shotgun sequence:
- the LOC18594427 gene encoding mitogen-activated protein kinase 19 isoform X3 — protein MQQDQLKKDLKEMDFFTEYGDANRYKILEVIGKGSYGVVCAAIDTHTGEKVAIKKINDVFEHISDAIRILREVKLLRLLRHPDIVEIKRIMLPPSKREFKDIFVVFELMESDLHQVIKANDDLTREHHQFFLYQMLRAMKYMHTANVYHRDLKPKNILANANCKLKVCDFGLARVAFSDTPTTVFWTDYVATRWYRAPELCGSFFSKYTPAIDIWSIGCIFAEVLTGKPLFPGKSVAHQLELITDLLGTPAPETISGVRNEKARKYLTEMRRKQPVPFSQKFPNADRSALRLLQRLLAFDPKDRPTAEEALADPYFKGLAKIEREPSCQPISKLEFEFERRRVTKEDIKELIYREILEYHPQLLKDYINGNEGTSFLYPSAIGQFRKQFAYLEENGGRSAPVFPLERKHMSLPRSAVHSNTIPQNTQSTCENPQVTEEASKKAIDAISGNSKIARPPPRVPTGLH, from the exons ATGCAGCAGGATCAGTTGAAGAAg GATCTAAAAGAGATGGACTTTTTCACTGAATATGGGGATGCAAACAGGTACAAaattcttgaagttattgGGAAGGGAAGCTATGGAGTTGTTTGTGCCGCAATTGACACACATACTGGGGAGAAAGtggcaataaagaaaataaatgatgTATTTGAGCACATATCTGATGCGATAAGGATTTTACGTGAGGTCAAGCTGCTCAGACTTCTTAGACATCCTGATATAGTTGAAATTAAGCGTATAATGTTGCCACCATCAAAAAGGGAGTTCAAAGACATATTTGTTGTTTTTGAGCTCATGGAGTCTGATCTTCACCAAGTCATCAAAGCTAATGATGACTTAACGCGTGAACACCACCAGTTTTTCCTTTACCAAATGCTTCGTGCAATGAAATATATGCATACAG CTAATGTGTACCATCGTGACCTTAAACCGAAGAATATACTGGCAAATGCAAATTGCAAACTTAAAGTGTGTGACTTTGGGTTAGCAAGAGTTGCATTCAGTGACACCCCAACCACAGTCTTTTGGACG GACTATGTTGCTACACGATGGTACAGAGCTCCAGAGCTGTGTGGATCTTTCTTTTCTAAG TATACACCAGCTATTGATATTTGGAGCATTGGATGCATCTTCGCTGAGGTATTGACAGGGAAGCCCCTCTTTCCTGGCAAAAGTGTTGCTCATCAATTAGAATTGATCACTGATCTTTTGGGGACACCTGCACCAGAAACCATTTCTGGA GTTCGAAATgagaaagcaagaaaatacTTGACAGAAATGCGGAGAAAACAACCTGTGCCATTTTCacaaaaatttccaaatgCAGACCGGTCAGCACTACGGCTATTGCAGAGGCTGTTAGCATTTGATCCAAAGGACCGGCCAACTGCTGAAGAG GCATTAGCTGATCCTTACTTCAAAGGCTTGGCTAAAATTGAGAGGGAACCTTCTTGTCAGCCAATTTCGAAATTAGagtttgagtttgagaggCGAAGGGTGACAAAGGAGGacattaaggaattaatatACCGGGAGATACTAGAATATCATCCGCAGCTGCTCAAAGACTATATAAATGGAAATGAAGGAACCAGTTTTCTCTATCCAAG TGCTATCGGTCAATTTAGAAAGCAGTTCGCATATCTTGAGGAAAATGGAGGTCGAAGTGCGCCAGTTTTCCCTTTGGAGAGGAAGCATATGTCCCTCCCAAG GTCTGCAGTTCATTCGAATACTATCCCTCAAAATACGCAGTCAACATGTGAGAATCCACAAGTTACAGAAGAGGCTTCCAAAAAAGCAATAGATGCAATTTCTGGTAATTCAAAGATAGCCCGGCCTCCGCCTAGGGTGCCTACAG GTCTGCACTGA
- the LOC18594427 gene encoding mitogen-activated protein kinase 19 isoform X1, which produces MQQDQLKKDLKEMDFFTEYGDANRYKILEVIGKGSYGVVCAAIDTHTGEKVAIKKINDVFEHISDAIRILREVKLLRLLRHPDIVEIKRIMLPPSKREFKDIFVVFELMESDLHQVIKANDDLTREHHQFFLYQMLRAMKYMHTANVYHRDLKPKNILANANCKLKVCDFGLARVAFSDTPTTVFWTDYVATRWYRAPELCGSFFSKYTPAIDIWSIGCIFAEVLTGKPLFPGKSVAHQLELITDLLGTPAPETISGVRNEKARKYLTEMRRKQPVPFSQKFPNADRSALRLLQRLLAFDPKDRPTAEEALADPYFKGLAKIEREPSCQPISKLEFEFERRRVTKEDIKELIYREILEYHPQLLKDYINGNEGTSFLYPSAIGQFRKQFAYLEENGGRSAPVFPLERKHMSLPRSAVHSNTIPQNTQSTCENPQVTEEASKKAIDAISGNSKIARPPPRVPTAKPGRVVGSVIPCENGKNVKDGYNAKIFYRNAVLPPQNVSPHCFLRTSTTNQEKSGIQAGRDPQAKLQPSMAAKPSPGMVVDINSNPYYQPQAKAGQLNDRLPIDTKLLQAQSQFGAVGAAAVAVAAHRNMGTVQYGLS; this is translated from the exons ATGCAGCAGGATCAGTTGAAGAAg GATCTAAAAGAGATGGACTTTTTCACTGAATATGGGGATGCAAACAGGTACAAaattcttgaagttattgGGAAGGGAAGCTATGGAGTTGTTTGTGCCGCAATTGACACACATACTGGGGAGAAAGtggcaataaagaaaataaatgatgTATTTGAGCACATATCTGATGCGATAAGGATTTTACGTGAGGTCAAGCTGCTCAGACTTCTTAGACATCCTGATATAGTTGAAATTAAGCGTATAATGTTGCCACCATCAAAAAGGGAGTTCAAAGACATATTTGTTGTTTTTGAGCTCATGGAGTCTGATCTTCACCAAGTCATCAAAGCTAATGATGACTTAACGCGTGAACACCACCAGTTTTTCCTTTACCAAATGCTTCGTGCAATGAAATATATGCATACAG CTAATGTGTACCATCGTGACCTTAAACCGAAGAATATACTGGCAAATGCAAATTGCAAACTTAAAGTGTGTGACTTTGGGTTAGCAAGAGTTGCATTCAGTGACACCCCAACCACAGTCTTTTGGACG GACTATGTTGCTACACGATGGTACAGAGCTCCAGAGCTGTGTGGATCTTTCTTTTCTAAG TATACACCAGCTATTGATATTTGGAGCATTGGATGCATCTTCGCTGAGGTATTGACAGGGAAGCCCCTCTTTCCTGGCAAAAGTGTTGCTCATCAATTAGAATTGATCACTGATCTTTTGGGGACACCTGCACCAGAAACCATTTCTGGA GTTCGAAATgagaaagcaagaaaatacTTGACAGAAATGCGGAGAAAACAACCTGTGCCATTTTCacaaaaatttccaaatgCAGACCGGTCAGCACTACGGCTATTGCAGAGGCTGTTAGCATTTGATCCAAAGGACCGGCCAACTGCTGAAGAG GCATTAGCTGATCCTTACTTCAAAGGCTTGGCTAAAATTGAGAGGGAACCTTCTTGTCAGCCAATTTCGAAATTAGagtttgagtttgagaggCGAAGGGTGACAAAGGAGGacattaaggaattaatatACCGGGAGATACTAGAATATCATCCGCAGCTGCTCAAAGACTATATAAATGGAAATGAAGGAACCAGTTTTCTCTATCCAAG TGCTATCGGTCAATTTAGAAAGCAGTTCGCATATCTTGAGGAAAATGGAGGTCGAAGTGCGCCAGTTTTCCCTTTGGAGAGGAAGCATATGTCCCTCCCAAG GTCTGCAGTTCATTCGAATACTATCCCTCAAAATACGCAGTCAACATGTGAGAATCCACAAGTTACAGAAGAGGCTTCCAAAAAAGCAATAGATGCAATTTCTGGTAATTCAAAGATAGCCCGGCCTCCGCCTAGGGTGCCTACAG CAAAACCTGGGAGAGTTGTTGGATCTGTTATACCATGTGAGAATGGGAAAAATGTTAAAGATGGGTACAACGCAAAGATCTTTTACAGAAATGCAGTCCTTCCTCCACAGAATGTCTCCCCTCATTGTTTCCTGAGGACTAGCACCacaaatcaagagaaatctgGAATACAGGCGGGTAGGGATCCACAAGCCAAACTGCAGCCTAGCATGGCTGCAAAACCATCCCCTGGGATGGTTGTTGACATTAACAGCAACCCCTATTACCAACCGCAAGCCAAGGCTGGGCAGTTAAATGATAGATTACCCATTGATACAAAACTTCTGCAGGCACAATCCCAGTTTGGTGCGGTTGGTGCTGCAGCTGTGGCTGTAGCTGCCCACAGGAATATGGGGACCGTTCAGTATGGCTTGTCTTAA
- the LOC18594427 gene encoding mitogen-activated protein kinase 19 isoform X2 → MDFFTEYGDANRYKILEVIGKGSYGVVCAAIDTHTGEKVAIKKINDVFEHISDAIRILREVKLLRLLRHPDIVEIKRIMLPPSKREFKDIFVVFELMESDLHQVIKANDDLTREHHQFFLYQMLRAMKYMHTANVYHRDLKPKNILANANCKLKVCDFGLARVAFSDTPTTVFWTDYVATRWYRAPELCGSFFSKYTPAIDIWSIGCIFAEVLTGKPLFPGKSVAHQLELITDLLGTPAPETISGVRNEKARKYLTEMRRKQPVPFSQKFPNADRSALRLLQRLLAFDPKDRPTAEEALADPYFKGLAKIEREPSCQPISKLEFEFERRRVTKEDIKELIYREILEYHPQLLKDYINGNEGTSFLYPSAIGQFRKQFAYLEENGGRSAPVFPLERKHMSLPRSAVHSNTIPQNTQSTCENPQVTEEASKKAIDAISGNSKIARPPPRVPTAKPGRVVGSVIPCENGKNVKDGYNAKIFYRNAVLPPQNVSPHCFLRTSTTNQEKSGIQAGRDPQAKLQPSMAAKPSPGMVVDINSNPYYQPQAKAGQLNDRLPIDTKLLQAQSQFGAVGAAAVAVAAHRNMGTVQYGLS, encoded by the exons ATGGACTTTTTCACTGAATATGGGGATGCAAACAGGTACAAaattcttgaagttattgGGAAGGGAAGCTATGGAGTTGTTTGTGCCGCAATTGACACACATACTGGGGAGAAAGtggcaataaagaaaataaatgatgTATTTGAGCACATATCTGATGCGATAAGGATTTTACGTGAGGTCAAGCTGCTCAGACTTCTTAGACATCCTGATATAGTTGAAATTAAGCGTATAATGTTGCCACCATCAAAAAGGGAGTTCAAAGACATATTTGTTGTTTTTGAGCTCATGGAGTCTGATCTTCACCAAGTCATCAAAGCTAATGATGACTTAACGCGTGAACACCACCAGTTTTTCCTTTACCAAATGCTTCGTGCAATGAAATATATGCATACAG CTAATGTGTACCATCGTGACCTTAAACCGAAGAATATACTGGCAAATGCAAATTGCAAACTTAAAGTGTGTGACTTTGGGTTAGCAAGAGTTGCATTCAGTGACACCCCAACCACAGTCTTTTGGACG GACTATGTTGCTACACGATGGTACAGAGCTCCAGAGCTGTGTGGATCTTTCTTTTCTAAG TATACACCAGCTATTGATATTTGGAGCATTGGATGCATCTTCGCTGAGGTATTGACAGGGAAGCCCCTCTTTCCTGGCAAAAGTGTTGCTCATCAATTAGAATTGATCACTGATCTTTTGGGGACACCTGCACCAGAAACCATTTCTGGA GTTCGAAATgagaaagcaagaaaatacTTGACAGAAATGCGGAGAAAACAACCTGTGCCATTTTCacaaaaatttccaaatgCAGACCGGTCAGCACTACGGCTATTGCAGAGGCTGTTAGCATTTGATCCAAAGGACCGGCCAACTGCTGAAGAG GCATTAGCTGATCCTTACTTCAAAGGCTTGGCTAAAATTGAGAGGGAACCTTCTTGTCAGCCAATTTCGAAATTAGagtttgagtttgagaggCGAAGGGTGACAAAGGAGGacattaaggaattaatatACCGGGAGATACTAGAATATCATCCGCAGCTGCTCAAAGACTATATAAATGGAAATGAAGGAACCAGTTTTCTCTATCCAAG TGCTATCGGTCAATTTAGAAAGCAGTTCGCATATCTTGAGGAAAATGGAGGTCGAAGTGCGCCAGTTTTCCCTTTGGAGAGGAAGCATATGTCCCTCCCAAG GTCTGCAGTTCATTCGAATACTATCCCTCAAAATACGCAGTCAACATGTGAGAATCCACAAGTTACAGAAGAGGCTTCCAAAAAAGCAATAGATGCAATTTCTGGTAATTCAAAGATAGCCCGGCCTCCGCCTAGGGTGCCTACAG CAAAACCTGGGAGAGTTGTTGGATCTGTTATACCATGTGAGAATGGGAAAAATGTTAAAGATGGGTACAACGCAAAGATCTTTTACAGAAATGCAGTCCTTCCTCCACAGAATGTCTCCCCTCATTGTTTCCTGAGGACTAGCACCacaaatcaagagaaatctgGAATACAGGCGGGTAGGGATCCACAAGCCAAACTGCAGCCTAGCATGGCTGCAAAACCATCCCCTGGGATGGTTGTTGACATTAACAGCAACCCCTATTACCAACCGCAAGCCAAGGCTGGGCAGTTAAATGATAGATTACCCATTGATACAAAACTTCTGCAGGCACAATCCCAGTTTGGTGCGGTTGGTGCTGCAGCTGTGGCTGTAGCTGCCCACAGGAATATGGGGACCGTTCAGTATGGCTTGTCTTAA
- the LOC18594426 gene encoding cytosolic sulfotransferase 15: protein MDDKTASKNISSEGDKVMEELIQTLPQEKDWVGSTLYQYQGFWYSLVPAKAVISFQNHFKAHDTDIFLITAPKSGTTWLKALIFSVVNRKQFPHTQSPLLATSPHDLVPIIEFSIYSENQTLDLGNGNFPSPRIFATHTPYGTLPSSILKSNCRIVYLCRNPLDQFISDWHFIVNNFPRKEDFKPFSIEEGFDRFCKGIHAFGPFWEHVLGYWKMSLEHPEKVLFLKYEDLKKDITSNLMKLADFLGYRFSEEEIRQGVVEEISKLCSFETLKTVEVNMTGERPDGLKNSAFFRNGKVGDWVNFISPLMADRMKQLSEEKLGDSGLKFDLLDKME from the coding sequence ATGGATGATAAAACTGCATCCAAAAACATTTCCTCCGAAGGAGACAAGGTAATGGAAGAATTGATTCAAACGCTTCCACAAGAGAAAGACTGGGTTGGCTCCACTCTCTACCAATACCAAGGCTTTTGGTACTCTTTGGTTCCAGCCAAGGCagtcatttcatttcaaaaccaCTTCAAAGCTCATGATACTGATATCTTCTTAATCACAGCGCCCAAATCAGGCACCACATGGTTGAAGGCTCTCATCTTCTCCGTTGTGAACCGCAAGCAATTCCCACACACGCAAAGCCCTTTGCTCGCAACAAGCCCCCATGACCTTGTGCCTATCATTGAGTTCAGCATTTACTCGGAAAACCAAACTCTTGATCTTGGAAATGGAAATTTTCCTAGCCCAAGAATTTTTGCAACTCACACACCCTACGGTACATTGCCTAGTTCCATCCTAAAATCCAATTGTCGCATTGTTTATCTTTGCAGGAACCCTCTCGACCAATTCATCTCGGATTGGCACTTTATTGTGAACAATTTTCCTCGAAAGGAAGATTTCAAACCTTTTTCAATAGAGGAAGGTTTTGACAGGTTTTGTAAAGGAATTCATGCCTTTGGTCCATTTTGGGAACATGTTTTAGGGTATTGGAAGATGAGTTTGGAGCATCCTGAAAAAGTCTTGTTTTTGAAAtatgaagatttgaagaagGATATTACTTCCAACTTGATGAAGCTGGCTGATTTCTTAGGCTACCGTTTCTCGGAGGAGGAAATTAGACAAGGAGTTGTTGAAGAAATATCAAAGCTGTGTAGCTTTGAAACCTTGAAGACTGTGGAAGTGAACATGACTGGAGAAAGGCCTGATGGGCTTAAGAATTCAGCATTTTTTAGGAATGGTAAGGTGGGAGATTGGGTGAATTTCATAAGCCCACTAATGGCTGATCGCATGAAACAACTTTCTGAAGAAAAGTTGGGCGATTCCGGCCTAAAGTttgatttgttggataaaatGGAATAG